The following proteins come from a genomic window of Nitrospira sp.:
- a CDS encoding AAA+ ATPase superfamily protein YifB/ComM, associated with DNA recombination: MLAKVRSAALVGLDAHLVDVEVDISGGLPQFSVVGLPDAIVKESRDRVRSALKNTGFHFPAKRITVNLAPAGVKKEGSGLDLAIAVGILVAEEVIPRSGLENRVLVGELSLDGRVRPIMGALSFALVCRAGYELLLPADNGPEAALVDGVSAYPLHSLTEAAEFLKGNQTIVPSRSNPDVLGVARTAEDEDYTDVRGQDHAKRALEVAASGGHNVLMVGPPGSGKTMLARRLPSILPLLESEEAIETTRIHSVAGQLAPDRPLLTVRPFRAPHHSISDAGLIGGGTVPKPGEVSLAHNGVLFLDESPEFKRGVLEGLRQPLEDGHVILTRASGTLRYPARFMLIAAMNPCPCGYYGDRTRPCICTGTQIRRYRAKLSGPMLDRLDIHLDVPPVPVRELRTELPPSEGSAAIRSRVVAARERQRRRYRNDGIYTNAQLKPRMVKRYCGLDQPAQELLEHAMARLRLSARAHGRILRVARTIADLADSDTIETVHIAEAIQYRSFDRNPDM, encoded by the coding sequence ATGCTCGCCAAGGTGAGGAGCGCGGCGCTCGTCGGTCTCGACGCGCATCTTGTGGATGTCGAGGTCGATATCTCCGGCGGTCTTCCGCAATTCTCGGTCGTCGGGCTGCCCGACGCAATCGTCAAGGAAAGCCGTGACCGAGTGCGCTCCGCACTCAAGAACACGGGATTTCACTTTCCTGCCAAACGAATCACCGTCAATCTCGCTCCCGCCGGCGTCAAAAAAGAGGGATCGGGACTGGACCTTGCGATCGCCGTCGGGATCCTCGTCGCCGAAGAAGTCATCCCTCGGTCGGGGCTGGAGAATCGAGTGCTCGTCGGAGAGTTGTCGTTGGACGGACGCGTGAGACCGATCATGGGCGCACTCTCTTTTGCGCTCGTGTGCCGAGCCGGGTACGAACTCTTGCTGCCGGCCGACAATGGCCCTGAAGCTGCGTTGGTGGACGGCGTCAGTGCCTATCCCCTCCATAGTCTCACGGAAGCTGCGGAGTTTCTGAAGGGCAACCAAACCATTGTGCCGAGCCGGTCGAACCCCGACGTGCTGGGGGTGGCCCGAACGGCGGAGGATGAAGACTATACGGACGTCCGCGGGCAGGACCATGCCAAGCGGGCATTGGAAGTGGCCGCATCCGGTGGACACAATGTGCTGATGGTCGGTCCGCCCGGCTCCGGCAAGACGATGTTGGCACGCCGACTGCCCTCGATCCTTCCGCTGTTGGAATCGGAAGAGGCCATTGAAACGACGCGTATTCACAGCGTCGCCGGGCAACTCGCTCCGGACCGGCCCTTGCTCACAGTGCGCCCTTTCCGCGCTCCTCATCACAGCATCTCCGATGCCGGTCTGATCGGAGGAGGCACTGTTCCAAAGCCCGGCGAAGTCTCCCTTGCGCATAACGGCGTCCTGTTTCTGGACGAGTCTCCCGAGTTCAAACGGGGCGTGCTGGAGGGATTGCGGCAACCGTTGGAGGATGGACATGTGATTTTGACCAGAGCCAGCGGAACCTTGAGATATCCCGCCCGATTCATGTTGATTGCCGCGATGAATCCTTGTCCGTGCGGATATTATGGGGATCGAACCAGACCCTGTATTTGTACCGGCACTCAGATTCGTCGGTATCGCGCGAAACTCTCCGGGCCGATGCTGGATCGGCTGGATATCCATCTGGATGTGCCGCCTGTTCCGGTCCGAGAGCTCCGTACCGAACTGCCCCCCTCGGAGGGGTCGGCGGCAATCCGATCGCGTGTCGTCGCGGCTCGGGAACGCCAGCGGCGGCGTTACCGCAACGATGGGATCTATACAAATGCGCAGTTGAAGCCTCGGATGGTAAAGCGGTATTGTGGGCTTGATCAGCCGGCTCAAGAGCTGCTCGAGCACGCGATGGCAAGGCTGCGGCTGTCGGCACGAGCGCATGGGCGTATTCTTCGGGTCGCGCGTACCATTGCCGATTTAGCCGACTCGGATACGATCGAGACCGTGCACATCGCGGAAGCCATTCAATACCGTTCATTCGACCGCAATCCAGACATGTGA
- a CDS encoding Dienelactone hydrolase family protein translates to MSTIQTAPFTLEQIGTGTARFPSGVPIPTLTDQMVDPYFKSKIPKGHQIDCLLFWPQQPGTYPGVVLLHDRWGLTGQMKDLGARLACEGYTVIIPNLYGRLGGMVTADDDVAAALLERQNDAHIMTDINSCCEYLNTSQVVKRNIHGVVGYGMGGSYALRFACHRKRLRAAVSYYGKTVVPKELMKDLFSPVLYHQAGKDSWATQDDVEQLRTASVDYAKRVQIHLYPDASHAFCNDMKPHAYDPDSSALAWERTVSFLKSCFQGT, encoded by the coding sequence ATGTCCACAATACAGACGGCTCCGTTCACACTTGAGCAGATTGGAACGGGAACAGCCCGTTTCCCAAGCGGCGTGCCGATCCCCACACTGACCGATCAGATGGTGGACCCTTACTTCAAGAGCAAGATACCGAAGGGACACCAAATTGATTGCCTTCTCTTCTGGCCACAACAACCGGGAACCTATCCGGGAGTCGTCCTGCTGCATGACCGGTGGGGATTGACCGGACAAATGAAAGATCTCGGCGCCCGGCTGGCCTGTGAAGGCTATACGGTGATTATTCCGAATCTCTACGGCCGGTTGGGAGGCATGGTGACCGCCGATGATGACGTCGCGGCCGCTCTGCTGGAACGCCAGAACGACGCGCATATCATGACGGATATCAATTCCTGCTGCGAGTATCTCAATACAAGCCAGGTCGTGAAGAGAAATATCCATGGCGTGGTCGGCTATGGAATGGGAGGGTCTTACGCGCTCCGCTTTGCCTGCCATCGGAAACGGCTGCGCGCGGCCGTCTCGTACTACGGCAAGACGGTCGTTCCCAAAGAGCTGATGAAGGACCTTTTTTCACCGGTGCTGTACCATCAAGCAGGAAAGGATTCCTGGGCCACTCAGGACGACGTCGAGCAATTGCGCACCGCCTCTGTCGACTATGCCAAGCGAGTCCAGATTCATCTCTATCCCGACGCATCCCACGCGTTCTGTAATGATATGAAGCCGCACGCCTACGATCCCGACAGTTCGGCCCTCGCCTGGGAACGAACCGTCAGCTTCTTGAAGTCTTGCTTTCAAGGAACATGA
- a CDS encoding DUF423 domain-containing protein, whose protein sequence is MDIVASSRWLVCIGCICAGLGVAAGAFGSHMLKGILDQPMLAVYDTATRYQMYHAFGMVLSGFAVRIGRDAGAAKAGWMFLAGIFLFSGSLYGVSLLGVRWLGAVTPVGGALFIVGWCLLAWRAWRWAGC, encoded by the coding sequence ATGGATATCGTGGCGTCATCTCGATGGTTGGTCTGTATCGGGTGCATCTGTGCCGGACTCGGCGTGGCGGCCGGCGCGTTCGGATCTCATATGCTCAAAGGCATCCTGGATCAGCCCATGTTGGCCGTCTATGATACGGCGACCCGCTATCAGATGTATCATGCCTTCGGTATGGTCCTGAGCGGCTTTGCCGTCCGCATCGGCCGCGATGCGGGTGCGGCCAAGGCCGGATGGATGTTTTTGGCGGGAATCTTTTTATTCTCGGGTAGTCTCTATGGGGTTTCGTTATTGGGAGTACGCTGGCTTGGAGCGGTGACGCCGGTGGGCGGAGCGCTGTTCATTGTCGGCTGGTGCCTCTTGGCTTGGCGCGCATGGCGCTGGGCAGGCTGTTGA